A region from the Hyalangium gracile genome encodes:
- a CDS encoding AI-2E family transporter, which produces MNWRRSQVTPKTVFTVAFSVLAVVVLSVLVVKTRFAMTLTGIALLLALALEHGVSFLERKRLRRWQAIALVLTGLLVAVTALGLLVIPAAFSQGEELLTQFPKLMKQVRSLRVFRLLNTHLSTLTQFFGQKPEATPASPIGPVPMPSLLHAIGGAVSVVTGAITVFFLVVFMLVFGGGVLQRLLELLPQEHRERYERVMRKTYHATGGYLSGLTFICTINATLTTTVLAVLGMPFFLPLGIASGFSSMVPYAGPVVAGGLITLLTWATGGGLKALVVLVYFIIYGQIEGNVLAPLVFRRTVHVNPLLTLLSVLFCAELAGIIGAMVAVPVMATVQIIVRELLLLRQERAAPPPPLQG; this is translated from the coding sequence ATGAACTGGCGGCGATCCCAGGTGACACCGAAGACGGTGTTCACCGTGGCCTTCTCGGTGCTGGCGGTGGTGGTGCTCTCCGTACTGGTGGTGAAGACGCGCTTCGCGATGACGCTGACGGGCATCGCGCTGCTGCTGGCGCTGGCGCTCGAGCACGGCGTGTCCTTCCTGGAGCGCAAGCGGCTGCGGCGGTGGCAGGCCATCGCGCTGGTGCTCACGGGGCTGCTGGTGGCGGTGACGGCGCTGGGGCTGCTGGTCATCCCGGCGGCCTTCTCTCAAGGCGAGGAGTTGCTCACCCAGTTCCCCAAGCTGATGAAGCAGGTGCGCTCGCTGCGCGTGTTCCGGCTGCTGAACACGCACCTGTCGACCCTGACGCAGTTCTTCGGCCAGAAGCCCGAGGCCACCCCGGCCAGCCCCATCGGCCCGGTGCCCATGCCGTCGCTGCTGCACGCGATTGGCGGGGCGGTGAGCGTGGTGACGGGGGCCATCACCGTCTTCTTCCTGGTGGTGTTCATGCTGGTGTTCGGCGGAGGGGTGCTGCAGCGGCTGCTGGAGCTGCTCCCCCAGGAGCACCGCGAGCGCTACGAGCGGGTAATGCGCAAGACGTACCACGCCACGGGCGGCTACCTGTCCGGGCTGACGTTCATCTGCACCATCAACGCCACGCTCACCACCACCGTGCTCGCGGTGCTGGGCATGCCCTTCTTCCTGCCGCTGGGCATCGCCAGCGGGTTCTCCAGCATGGTGCCGTACGCGGGGCCGGTGGTGGCCGGCGGCCTCATCACCCTGCTCACCTGGGCGACGGGCGGCGGGCTCAAGGCGCTGGTGGTGCTCGTCTACTTCATCATCTACGGGCAGATCGAAGGCAACGTACTGGCGCCGCTGGTGTTCCGCCGCACCGTCCACGTCAACCCGCTGCTGACGCTGCTCAGCGTGCTGTTCTGCGCGGAGCTGGCGGGCATCATCGGCGCGATGGTGGCCGTGCCGGTGATGGCCACCGTGCAGATCATCGTCCGCGAGCTGCTCCTGCTCCGGCAGGAGCGGGCCGCGCCGCCGCCGCCCCTGCAGGGCTGA
- a CDS encoding glutathione S-transferase family protein has protein sequence MAGGDVIILHQGPAAWGIANIGPFCVKLESYLRMTGVPYTARIADLGKAPKRKIPFIEEDGKFLGDSQLIIQHLKTKHGDTLDAKLRPKDVAQGHLVRRLLEESLYFHILYERWARDDGWRLYKSIILPLFPPLIGPVAAPMVRRKVIQALDAQGLGRHQPAEVLEMGQEDISAVSTVLGDKPFLLGDHPTSFDASLYAILASIIAFPVDSPFRQFTRAQENLVQYVDRFQQRFFSSWSPPA, from the coding sequence GTGGCAGGGGGAGATGTGATCATCCTTCATCAAGGCCCGGCGGCATGGGGCATCGCGAACATCGGCCCGTTCTGTGTGAAGCTCGAGAGCTATCTGCGGATGACGGGCGTGCCCTACACGGCCCGGATCGCGGACCTCGGCAAGGCGCCCAAGCGGAAGATTCCGTTCATCGAGGAGGACGGGAAGTTCCTGGGGGACTCCCAGCTCATCATCCAGCACCTCAAGACGAAGCACGGCGACACGCTGGACGCGAAGCTGCGCCCGAAGGACGTGGCCCAGGGCCACCTCGTGCGGCGCCTGCTGGAGGAGAGCCTCTACTTCCACATCCTCTACGAGCGCTGGGCCCGCGACGACGGCTGGCGCCTCTACAAGTCCATCATCCTGCCCCTGTTCCCACCGCTCATCGGCCCGGTGGCCGCGCCCATGGTCCGCCGAAAGGTCATCCAGGCGCTCGACGCCCAGGGGCTGGGGCGCCACCAGCCGGCGGAGGTCCTCGAGATGGGCCAGGAGGACATCTCCGCGGTGTCGACGGTGCTGGGCGACAAGCCCTTCCTGCTGGGAGACCACCCCACCTCGTTCGACGCGTCGCTCTACGCGATCCTCGCCAGCATCATCGCGTTCCCGGTGGACTCGCCGTTCCGCCAGTTCACCCGAGCGCAGGAGAACCTGGTCCAGTACGTCGATCGCTTCCAGCAGCGCTTCTTCTCCAGCTGGAGCCCGCCCGCCTGA
- the bioA gene encoding adenosylmethionine--8-amino-7-oxononanoate transaminase, producing the protein MERAGIVTLDKRHVWHPYTAMETYIAETDPLVVVRSEGPYLHDADGKRYLDANGSWWVSTLGHRHPRLVKALVEQASTLAHASLAGITHEPAARLAAELVALAPGAERAEVPAEHRMTRVFYSDNGSTAVEVAIKMAAQYWAQNGRPERTRFITLSGAFHGETVGATSVGGVPLFREVFGPLLFDVVHVPSPAEEGGWERAFAEVERALREQGDSVAGVILEPVLQGAAGMQLYSPDFVRAVREATRAVDTFLIADEVFTGLGRTGARFACNLAGVVPDLLCLAKALSGGLLPFGATLATERVFSGFLGARSRALYYGHSYCGNPLGAAVAREVLAVYRDEDVPGQVARKAPRVKAAFERMAGTIPGLVRPRAIGMVGAVDLGSGGYLANGGWRVYEAARRRGLYLRPLGDTVYIAPALNIPDEALDALLQGVEDSLREVAGN; encoded by the coding sequence GTGGAGCGAGCGGGAATCGTCACCCTGGACAAGCGGCACGTGTGGCACCCGTACACGGCGATGGAGACCTACATCGCCGAGACGGACCCGCTGGTGGTGGTCCGCTCCGAGGGGCCCTACCTCCATGACGCGGACGGGAAGCGGTACCTGGACGCCAATGGCTCGTGGTGGGTGTCCACGCTGGGCCACCGGCACCCCCGGCTGGTGAAGGCGCTGGTGGAGCAGGCCTCCACCCTGGCTCACGCCTCGCTCGCGGGCATCACCCACGAGCCGGCGGCGCGGCTGGCGGCGGAACTGGTGGCGCTGGCCCCCGGGGCCGAGCGCGCCGAGGTGCCAGCCGAGCACCGCATGACGCGCGTGTTCTACTCGGACAACGGGAGCACGGCGGTGGAGGTGGCCATCAAGATGGCCGCGCAGTACTGGGCGCAGAACGGGCGGCCGGAGCGCACGCGCTTCATCACGCTGTCGGGCGCCTTCCACGGCGAGACGGTGGGCGCCACCAGCGTGGGTGGCGTGCCGCTGTTCCGGGAGGTCTTCGGGCCGCTGCTGTTCGACGTGGTGCACGTACCCTCGCCCGCGGAGGAGGGCGGCTGGGAGCGGGCCTTCGCGGAGGTGGAGCGGGCGCTGCGAGAGCAGGGGGACTCGGTGGCGGGCGTCATCCTGGAGCCGGTGCTCCAGGGCGCCGCGGGCATGCAGCTCTACTCACCGGACTTCGTGCGCGCCGTGCGCGAGGCGACGCGGGCGGTGGACACCTTCCTCATCGCCGACGAGGTGTTCACGGGCCTGGGCCGCACGGGCGCGCGCTTCGCGTGTAACCTGGCCGGCGTGGTGCCGGACCTGCTCTGCCTGGCGAAGGCGCTGAGCGGGGGCCTGCTGCCCTTCGGCGCGACGCTGGCGACGGAGCGCGTGTTCTCGGGCTTCCTGGGCGCCAGGAGCCGCGCGCTGTACTACGGCCACTCCTACTGCGGAAACCCGCTGGGCGCGGCGGTGGCGCGCGAGGTGCTCGCGGTGTACCGGGACGAGGACGTGCCGGGCCAGGTGGCGCGCAAGGCGCCTCGGGTGAAGGCCGCCTTCGAGCGCATGGCCGGGACGATTCCAGGCCTGGTGCGGCCTCGGGCCATCGGCATGGTGGGAGCGGTGGACCTGGGCAGCGGGGGATACCTCGCCAACGGAGGATGGCGCGTGTACGAGGCGGCGCGGCGACGCGGTCTCTACTTGAGGCCCCTGGGCGACACGGTCTACATCGCGCCCGCGCTGAACATCCCGGACGAGGCGCTGGACGCGCTGCTCCAAGGCGTCGAGGACTCGCTGCGCGAGGTCGCCGGGAACTGA
- a CDS encoding DUF2378 family protein, with protein MTHTNVAATSAAGGVESDYERRIALATPEDTARGLFFNGILNAVITFGGEPALKRCHGLLNDKRFERRFIDFSSYPVSDFLRLALAATQVLSMQLGGPEPTQRRLGMQATRDFLGSMAGRTLLLLSGDSPKRVMGNLASGYRSAVSYGERTVTLLSDTSARVVVKRDFMLPLYNEGVLLAVLESVHIKNPQVRSRPTGVLDCEYELSWG; from the coding sequence ATGACGCACACGAACGTGGCTGCGACATCCGCTGCTGGTGGCGTGGAGTCTGATTACGAGCGGCGCATCGCCCTGGCGACCCCTGAGGACACGGCTCGGGGGCTGTTCTTCAATGGCATCCTGAATGCCGTCATCACCTTCGGCGGCGAGCCGGCCCTGAAGCGCTGCCACGGGCTGCTCAACGACAAGCGCTTCGAGCGGCGCTTCATCGACTTCTCCAGCTACCCCGTGTCGGACTTCCTCCGGCTGGCGCTCGCCGCCACCCAGGTGCTCAGCATGCAGCTGGGCGGCCCCGAGCCCACCCAGCGCCGCCTGGGCATGCAGGCCACGCGCGACTTCCTGGGCTCCATGGCCGGCCGCACCCTGCTGCTGCTCTCGGGAGACTCGCCCAAGCGCGTCATGGGCAACCTCGCCTCCGGCTACCGCTCGGCGGTGAGCTACGGCGAGCGCACCGTCACCCTGCTGAGCGACACCAGCGCCCGCGTCGTCGTCAAGCGCGACTTCATGCTCCCGCTCTACAACGAGGGCGTCCTGCTCGCGGTGCTCGAGTCCGTGCACATCAAGAACCCCCAGGTTCGCTCCCGACCCACCGGGGTGCTGGACTGCGAGTACGAGCTGTCCTGGGGTTAG
- a CDS encoding GNAT family N-acetyltransferase, producing MLDPSIRVQVLDSITDIPAEQWDRLAGPEAPPFVRHAWLTAMEESGSAQRDTGWAPHHLTLWREDTLVAASPAYCKYHSMGEYIYDFAWAQAAARMGLEYYPKLVIGAPLSPATAPRFLVAPGENVREARHALMEAAIESAREEGCSSIHVIYPTQEEADFLEESGMARRMTLQFHWKNPGYSSYEDYLARFNSKRRNQLRRERGAAETQGITLRTVAGAELGPEHARRAHGFYAATCERYAWGQVQLTPDFFARIFRTMPEAMQMVEAVRGKRVIAGAFNVVTPQRLYGRYWGCFEEHPFLHFNVCLYHSVDECIRAGRKVFEPGAGGEHKVSRGFEPTPVHSTHLIFDANLNRAIRDFLRREREHLAPAVEEAERLAGLKPWPLTG from the coding sequence GTGCTCGATCCCTCCATCCGCGTCCAGGTGTTGGACTCCATCACGGACATCCCCGCCGAGCAGTGGGACAGGCTCGCGGGCCCGGAGGCCCCGCCCTTCGTGCGGCACGCCTGGCTGACCGCCATGGAGGAGAGCGGCAGCGCCCAGCGGGACACCGGCTGGGCCCCCCACCACCTGACGCTGTGGCGCGAGGACACGCTCGTGGCCGCCTCACCCGCCTACTGCAAGTACCACAGCATGGGCGAGTACATCTATGACTTCGCCTGGGCGCAGGCCGCCGCGCGCATGGGCCTGGAGTACTACCCCAAGCTCGTCATCGGCGCGCCCCTGTCTCCGGCCACCGCGCCGCGCTTCCTGGTGGCGCCCGGCGAGAACGTGCGCGAGGCGCGCCACGCGCTCATGGAGGCCGCCATCGAGAGCGCCCGCGAGGAGGGCTGCTCCTCCATTCACGTCATCTACCCCACCCAGGAGGAGGCGGACTTCCTGGAGGAGTCCGGCATGGCCCGGCGGATGACGCTGCAGTTCCACTGGAAGAACCCGGGCTACAGCTCCTACGAGGACTACCTGGCGCGCTTCAACTCCAAGCGGCGCAACCAATTGCGGCGCGAGCGCGGCGCGGCGGAGACGCAGGGCATCACCCTGCGCACCGTGGCGGGCGCGGAGCTGGGCCCCGAGCACGCGCGGCGGGCCCACGGCTTCTACGCGGCCACCTGCGAGCGCTACGCCTGGGGCCAGGTGCAGCTCACCCCGGACTTCTTCGCCCGCATCTTCCGCACCATGCCGGAGGCCATGCAGATGGTGGAGGCGGTGCGCGGCAAGCGCGTCATCGCCGGCGCCTTCAACGTGGTGACGCCGCAGCGGCTCTACGGGCGCTACTGGGGCTGCTTCGAGGAGCACCCCTTCCTGCACTTCAACGTGTGCCTCTACCACTCGGTGGACGAGTGCATCCGCGCCGGCCGCAAGGTGTTCGAGCCCGGCGCGGGCGGCGAGCACAAGGTGTCTCGCGGCTTCGAGCCCACCCCGGTGCACAGCACGCACCTCATCTTCGATGCGAACCTGAACCGGGCCATCCGAGACTTCCTGCGCCGCGAGCGGGAGCACCTGGCTCCCGCCGTGGAGGAGGCCGAGCGCCTGGCCGGCCTCAAGCCCTGGCCCCTGACGGGCTGA